One region of Oncorhynchus nerka isolate Pitt River linkage group LG22, Oner_Uvic_2.0, whole genome shotgun sequence genomic DNA includes:
- the endou2 gene encoding uridylate-specific endoribonuclease B isoform X2 — MLVKICAFKRASSTRTNSATGLNPLSCPKPTDHFSLYAGEQAKAEQEEPDPVCCSLQSTEGPTSHIMIEADRELSAMVQDIWDKDVNRLKPGTDYRISLQGKAGPVNADMNDDMNDDNDGAGYPLFSFVDERIFKKESFLAFISLLDNYESDTGEPEIVTPEEEAENHKFLDCMLRTPTMKIAHKYLVEKQLSPEGLPEFKKQLYRIWFELYARRGASKPDSSGFEHVFVGETRGGRTVIGFHNWIQLYLQEKLGHIDYKGYSVNANSPQPDENKHILALQFSWKNGIKPKGSIFVGVSPEFEFALYTLCFLVSPNERVKVFFSIYEVDIVCHHYNQKHIGTTYPVLVKYQNEPKKQ, encoded by the exons ATGTTAGTAAAGATTTGTGCTTTCAAGCGGGCCAGTTCCACACGCACAAATTCGGCCACAGGACTGAATCCCCTTAGCTGCCCCAAACCCACAGACCACTTCTCTTTATACGCCGGTGAGCAGGCCAAAGCTGAACAAG AGgaacctgacccagtctgctgTAGCCTGCAGAGTACAGAGGGACCAACCAGTCACATCATGATTGAAGCTGACCGAGAGCTATCAGCCATGGTGCAGGATATATGGGATAAAGATGTCAACAGACTGAAACCAGGGACAGACTACCGGATCTCTCTGCAG GGGAAAGCTGGGCCTGTGAATGCTGACATGAATGATGACATGAATGATGACAATGATGGAGCCGGATATCCTCTGTTCTCATTTGTCGATGAACGCATTTTCAAAAAGGAGTCTTTCTTAG CCTTTATCTCTCTACTGGATAACTATGAAAGTGATACGGGTGAGCCTGAGATTGTAACCCCAGAGGAGGAAGCAGAAAACCACAAGTTTCTGGACTGCATGCTTCGAACGCCCACCATGAAG ATTGCACATAAGTACCTAGTAGAGAAACAGCTCTCCCCAGAGGGATTACCGGAATTCAAGAAGCAGCTCTACCGTATCTGGTTTGAGCTGTACGCCAGACGAGGAGCTAGCAA GCCAGACTCCTCAGGGTTTGAGCATGTCTTTGTCGGAGAGACCAGAGGGGGCCGCACAGTCATCGGCTTTCATAACTGGATTCAGTTGTATTTGCAAGAAAAGCTGGGACACATTGATTACAAAGGCTACAGTGTGAACGCAAATTCCCCCCAG CCTGACGAGAACAAGCATATCCTGGCACTACAGTTCAGTTGGAAGAATGGAATTAAACCCAAAGGCAGCATCTTCGTTGGTGTCAGTCCTGAATTTGAGTTTGCCCTTTATACCCTGTGTTTCCTGGTCTCACCCAATGAGCGTGTCAAAGTGTTCTTCAGTATCTATGAGGTGGATATTGTCTGTCACCACTACAACCAGAAGCATATTGGCACAACTTACCCTGTTCTTGTGAAATATCAAAATGAACCAAAAAAACAATAA
- the endou2 gene encoding uridylate-specific endoribonuclease B isoform X1, whose product MLVKICAFKRASSTRTNSATGLNPLSCPKPTDHFSLYAGEQAKAEQEEPDPVCCSLQSTEGPTSHIMIEADRELSAMVQDIWDKDVNRLKPGTDYRISLQGKAGPVNADMNDDMNDDNDGAGYPLFSFVDERIFKKESFLAFISLLDNYESDTGEPEIVTPEEEAENHKFLDCMLRTPTMKIAHKYLVEKQLSPEGLPEFKKQLYRIWFELYARRGASKWVELSSTPDSSGFEHVFVGETRGGRTVIGFHNWIQLYLQEKLGHIDYKGYSVNANSPQPDENKHILALQFSWKNGIKPKGSIFVGVSPEFEFALYTLCFLVSPNERVKVFFSIYEVDIVCHHYNQKHIGTTYPVLVKYQNEPKKQ is encoded by the exons ATGTTAGTAAAGATTTGTGCTTTCAAGCGGGCCAGTTCCACACGCACAAATTCGGCCACAGGACTGAATCCCCTTAGCTGCCCCAAACCCACAGACCACTTCTCTTTATACGCCGGTGAGCAGGCCAAAGCTGAACAAG AGgaacctgacccagtctgctgTAGCCTGCAGAGTACAGAGGGACCAACCAGTCACATCATGATTGAAGCTGACCGAGAGCTATCAGCCATGGTGCAGGATATATGGGATAAAGATGTCAACAGACTGAAACCAGGGACAGACTACCGGATCTCTCTGCAG GGGAAAGCTGGGCCTGTGAATGCTGACATGAATGATGACATGAATGATGACAATGATGGAGCCGGATATCCTCTGTTCTCATTTGTCGATGAACGCATTTTCAAAAAGGAGTCTTTCTTAG CCTTTATCTCTCTACTGGATAACTATGAAAGTGATACGGGTGAGCCTGAGATTGTAACCCCAGAGGAGGAAGCAGAAAACCACAAGTTTCTGGACTGCATGCTTCGAACGCCCACCATGAAG ATTGCACATAAGTACCTAGTAGAGAAACAGCTCTCCCCAGAGGGATTACCGGAATTCAAGAAGCAGCTCTACCGTATCTGGTTTGAGCTGTACGCCAGACGAGGAGCTAGCAAGTGGGTGGAACTCTCCTCTAC GCCAGACTCCTCAGGGTTTGAGCATGTCTTTGTCGGAGAGACCAGAGGGGGCCGCACAGTCATCGGCTTTCATAACTGGATTCAGTTGTATTTGCAAGAAAAGCTGGGACACATTGATTACAAAGGCTACAGTGTGAACGCAAATTCCCCCCAG CCTGACGAGAACAAGCATATCCTGGCACTACAGTTCAGTTGGAAGAATGGAATTAAACCCAAAGGCAGCATCTTCGTTGGTGTCAGTCCTGAATTTGAGTTTGCCCTTTATACCCTGTGTTTCCTGGTCTCACCCAATGAGCGTGTCAAAGTGTTCTTCAGTATCTATGAGGTGGATATTGTCTGTCACCACTACAACCAGAAGCATATTGGCACAACTTACCCTGTTCTTGTGAAATATCAAAATGAACCAAAAAAACAATAA